One window from the genome of Cricetulus griseus strain 17A/GY chromosome 2, alternate assembly CriGri-PICRH-1.0, whole genome shotgun sequence encodes:
- the LOC107978682 gene encoding small nuclear ribonucleoprotein G-like: MSKAHPPELKKFMDKKLSLKLNGGRHVQGILWGFDPFMNLVIDECVEMATSGQQNNIGMVVIRGNSIIMLEALERV; the protein is encoded by the coding sequence ATGAGCAAGGCCCACCCTCCCGAACTGAAGAAATTTATGGACAAGAAGTTATCATTGAAGTTAAATGGTGGCAGACACGTGCAAGGAATACTATGGGGCTTTGATCCCTTTATGAATCTTGTGATTGATGAGTGTGTGGAGATGGCAACTAGTGGACAACAGAATAACATTGGCATGGTGGTCATACGAGGAAACAGCATCATCATGTTAGAAGCCTTGGAAAGAGTCTAA